The Acidianus manzaensis genome has a window encoding:
- the rpoA1 gene encoding DNA-directed RNA polymerase subunit A', translated as MSEKIVKGVKFGILSPDDIRKMSVTAIITSDVYDEDGTPIEGSVMDPRLGVIEPGQKCPTCGNVMGSCPGHFGHIELVRPVLHIGFVKHVYDLLRSTCRRCGRIKIADDELDRYRRIYLAIRGRWPSAAKRLIEHVKRTSMKSTVCPHCAEKQLKIKLEKPYSFYEERKEGVVKLTPSDIRDRLEKIPDDDVELLGYDPKNSRPEWMILTVLPVPPITIRPSIMIESGIRAEDDLTHKLVDIVRINERLKESIDAGAPQLIVEDLWDLLQYHVATYFDNEIPGLPTSKHRSGRPLRTLAQRLKGKEGRFRGNLSGKRVDFSARTVISPDPNISIDQVGVPVDIAKTLTVPERVTKWNIERMREYVINGPDKWPGANYVIKSDGRRIDLRYVKDRKEFASTLAPGFIVERHLIDNDVVIFNRQPSLHRISMMGHKVKVLPGKTFRLNLLVCPPYNADFDGDEMNLHVPQSEEAIAETKELMIVHRNILTPRYGGPIMGSAQDYISGAYLLTVKTTLLTKDEVETILGVSNISKDIGEPAILAPKKLYTGKQLVSLFLPEDFNFHGQSNISSGSRVCKDEDCPHDSFIVIKNGKLLEGVFDKKALGNQQPESILHWLIREYPEDYGLWLMDNIFKIFIRYVEMYGLTMTLDDVTISQEAINKIQERSKQANQEVNELIRKYKEGELEQIPGRTLEESLENYILDALDKLRNDAGEIATTYLDPFNNVYIMARTGARGSVLNITQMAAMLGQQSVRGERISRGYYERTLPHFKREDISPEARGFIYSSFRSGLNPIETFFHAAAGREGLVDTAVRTSQSGYMQRRLVNALSDLRTEYDGTIRSLYGEIIQTLYGGDGVHPMYSSHGKTIDIDRILERTIGWKR; from the coding sequence ATGAGTGAAAAAATAGTTAAAGGAGTAAAATTTGGAATATTATCTCCTGACGATATAAGAAAAATGTCAGTAACTGCTATAATAACCTCAGATGTTTATGACGAAGACGGTACACCAATAGAAGGTAGTGTAATGGATCCAAGATTAGGAGTCATAGAGCCTGGACAGAAATGCCCTACATGTGGTAATGTAATGGGTTCATGTCCTGGCCATTTTGGCCATATAGAGCTTGTAAGACCAGTACTGCATATAGGATTTGTAAAGCATGTATATGATCTTTTACGTTCTACTTGCAGAAGATGTGGAAGAATAAAAATAGCTGATGATGAATTAGATAGATATAGAAGAATATATTTAGCAATTAGAGGTAGATGGCCTTCAGCAGCCAAAAGATTGATAGAACATGTGAAAAGGACATCAATGAAATCAACTGTATGTCCACACTGTGCAGAAAAACAACTTAAAATAAAGTTAGAAAAACCCTATAGTTTTTACGAAGAAAGAAAAGAAGGTGTAGTTAAACTAACGCCTTCTGACATTAGAGATCGTTTAGAAAAAATTCCTGATGATGATGTGGAATTATTAGGTTATGATCCAAAAAACAGCAGACCAGAATGGATGATTTTGACAGTGCTTCCAGTTCCACCTATAACTATCAGACCATCTATAATGATAGAAAGTGGAATAAGAGCAGAAGACGATTTAACTCATAAGCTAGTTGATATCGTAAGAATTAACGAAAGATTAAAAGAAAGTATTGATGCAGGAGCTCCTCAGCTAATTGTAGAAGATTTGTGGGACTTATTACAATATCACGTAGCAACATATTTTGACAACGAAATTCCTGGATTACCTACATCTAAACATAGATCTGGAAGACCTTTGAGAACACTGGCACAAAGGTTAAAAGGAAAAGAAGGAAGATTTAGAGGAAACCTATCAGGTAAAAGAGTTGATTTTTCAGCCAGAACTGTAATATCTCCAGATCCTAATATTAGTATAGACCAAGTAGGAGTTCCAGTTGATATAGCAAAGACATTAACAGTCCCAGAAAGGGTAACAAAATGGAACATAGAAAGGATGAGAGAATATGTAATTAATGGTCCAGATAAATGGCCTGGTGCAAATTATGTAATTAAGTCTGACGGAAGAAGAATAGACTTAAGGTATGTTAAAGATAGAAAAGAGTTTGCATCCACATTAGCTCCAGGTTTCATAGTAGAAAGGCATCTTATTGATAACGATGTAGTAATTTTCAATAGACAGCCATCATTACACAGAATTTCAATGATGGGACATAAAGTAAAAGTATTACCTGGAAAAACATTTAGATTAAACTTGTTAGTATGCCCACCATATAATGCTGACTTTGATGGAGACGAAATGAATTTACATGTTCCACAATCAGAAGAAGCTATAGCGGAAACAAAAGAATTAATGATAGTTCACAGAAATATCCTAACTCCTAGATATGGAGGCCCAATAATGGGTTCAGCACAAGATTATATAAGCGGAGCATACTTATTAACAGTAAAAACTACACTTCTAACTAAAGATGAAGTTGAAACAATATTAGGAGTTTCAAATATATCTAAAGATATAGGAGAGCCAGCTATTCTAGCTCCTAAGAAGCTTTATACTGGAAAACAATTGGTAAGTCTATTCTTGCCTGAAGACTTTAATTTCCATGGCCAATCAAATATATCTAGCGGTTCTAGAGTATGCAAAGATGAGGATTGCCCACATGATTCATTTATAGTAATTAAGAATGGAAAATTATTAGAAGGCGTATTTGATAAGAAAGCATTAGGGAATCAACAACCAGAAAGTATCCTACATTGGTTAATAAGAGAGTATCCAGAAGATTATGGCTTATGGCTAATGGATAATATATTCAAAATCTTCATAAGATATGTCGAAATGTATGGATTAACAATGACATTAGACGATGTAACAATAAGTCAAGAAGCAATTAATAAAATTCAAGAGAGATCAAAACAAGCAAACCAAGAAGTAAACGAATTAATTAGAAAATACAAAGAAGGAGAATTAGAGCAAATACCTGGAAGAACATTAGAAGAAAGCTTAGAAAATTACATATTAGACGCTCTAGATAAGTTAAGAAACGACGCTGGAGAGATAGCTACTACTTACCTTGATCCATTCAATAATGTCTATATTATGGCAAGAACTGGTGCAAGAGGAAGCGTATTAAATATTACCCAGATGGCAGCAATGTTAGGTCAACAGTCAGTTAGAGGTGAAAGAATATCTAGAGGATATTATGAAAGAACATTACCACACTTTAAGAGAGAAGATATATCGCCAGAAGCGAGAGGATTCATTTACTCATCTTTCAGATCAGGATTAAATCCAATAGAAACATTCTTCCATGCAGCTGCTGGTAGAGAAGGACTAGTAGATACCGCAGTAAGAACATCGCAAAGCGGATATATGCAAAGAAGGCTAGTTAATGCATTATCAGACTTAAGAACAGAGTATGATGGAACAATAAGAAGTTTATATGGAGAAATAATACAAACTTTATATGGTGGAGATGGAGTCCATCCTATGTATAGTTCCCACGGTAAAACAATAGATATAGATAGAATTCTTGAAAGGACAATAGGTTGGAAGAGGTGA